From Kineosporia succinea, the proteins below share one genomic window:
- a CDS encoding serine hydrolase domain-containing protein, which translates to MTGDESIAPSTARRLLAALARSQREGRLPSAVAGVTRGGRLVWTGGRGGAGGSTGGTSGGPGGAGPEPGPDTQYRIGSITKTMTAVAVLRLRDEGLLRLDDPVENHVRGLPFGDRSIGQLLAHESGLRAELPGDWWERVPGVGWAEFAQRLRADDVLYPAGRRFHYSNVGYAVLGEVVARLRGRAWFDALRDEVLVPLGMRRTTYFAEPGAARGWAVHPWADLVLPEPTEDSGAGAAAGQLWSTVADLGRFAGLLLGSASAGGILSPSSREEMAEVTGVDSGRSRRGYGLGVFSYEMPDGAVVIGHGGSMPGFVAGLFVEPAQDTGVVVLANATNGGSNDVAFEMLRIMREHEPFVGPAWKPLEKVDDEALALTGTWYWGPSGLGLRLTADGELVATGLGNPVRTGRFRRDADGEWIGREGYYAGEKLRAVRDAQGTVSSLDIGTFVFTRRPYDPSGPVPGGVDPEGWRPLY; encoded by the coding sequence ATGACAGGGGATGAATCGATCGCGCCGTCGACCGCACGCCGTCTGCTCGCCGCCCTCGCCCGCTCCCAGCGCGAGGGGCGGCTGCCGAGCGCGGTCGCCGGGGTCACCCGGGGTGGGCGGCTGGTCTGGACCGGCGGACGCGGCGGTGCCGGTGGGAGCACGGGTGGCACCTCCGGCGGGCCCGGGGGAGCGGGCCCGGAACCCGGGCCGGACACGCAGTACCGGATCGGGTCGATCACCAAGACCATGACGGCCGTGGCCGTGCTGCGGCTACGTGACGAGGGACTGCTCCGGCTCGACGACCCGGTCGAGAACCATGTGCGCGGGCTGCCGTTCGGCGACCGCTCGATCGGGCAGCTGCTCGCCCACGAGTCCGGCCTGCGCGCCGAGCTGCCCGGCGACTGGTGGGAACGCGTTCCCGGCGTGGGCTGGGCCGAGTTCGCCCAGCGGCTGCGCGCCGACGACGTGCTCTACCCGGCCGGCCGCCGGTTCCACTACTCCAACGTGGGCTACGCCGTGCTCGGCGAGGTCGTGGCCCGGCTGCGCGGCCGGGCCTGGTTCGACGCCCTGCGCGACGAGGTGCTCGTGCCGCTGGGCATGCGCCGCACCACGTATTTCGCCGAGCCGGGCGCCGCCCGGGGCTGGGCCGTGCACCCGTGGGCCGACCTGGTGCTGCCCGAGCCCACCGAGGACTCCGGGGCGGGCGCCGCGGCCGGTCAGCTCTGGTCGACCGTCGCCGATCTCGGCCGGTTCGCCGGTCTGCTGCTCGGGTCCGCCTCGGCCGGAGGCATTCTCAGCCCGTCGTCCCGTGAGGAGATGGCCGAGGTCACCGGCGTCGACAGCGGGCGGTCGAGGCGCGGCTACGGGCTGGGCGTGTTCAGCTACGAGATGCCCGACGGCGCCGTGGTGATCGGTCACGGCGGCTCGATGCCCGGGTTCGTGGCCGGGCTCTTCGTCGAGCCGGCCCAGGACACCGGCGTGGTGGTGCTCGCGAACGCCACCAACGGCGGCAGCAACGACGTGGCCTTCGAGATGCTCCGGATCATGCGCGAGCACGAGCCTTTCGTGGGCCCGGCCTGGAAACCGCTGGAGAAGGTGGACGACGAGGCCCTCGCCCTGACCGGCACCTGGTACTGGGGGCCGAGCGGTCTGGGGCTGCGGCTGACCGCCGACGGCGAGCTGGTCGCGACCGGCCTGGGCAACCCGGTGCGCACCGGCCGGTTCCGGCGTGACGCCGACGGTGAGTGGATCGGCCGGGAGGGCTACTACGCGGGCGAGAAGCTGCGGGCGGTGCGCGACGCCCAGGGAACGGTGAGCTCCCTGGACATCGGCACGTTCGTGTTCACCCGCCGGCCCTACGACCCGTCCGGCCCGGTGCCCGGGGGTGTCGACCCGGAGGGCTGGCGTCCGCTGTACTAG
- a CDS encoding HIT family protein, translating to MTDGYETADALGGEPDGFERLWTPHRMVYISGEEKPKTSAPGEDCPFCRAPQASDEESLVVARGEQAFVVLNLFPYNPGHVLVCPYRHVADYTDLTPEETVEVATLTQRAMTVIRAVSAPHGFNLGMNQGAVAGAGIAAHLHQHVVPRWGGDANFLPVVARTKALPELLADTRKKLADAWATAG from the coding sequence GTGACAGACGGGTACGAGACGGCCGACGCGCTCGGCGGCGAGCCGGACGGGTTCGAGCGGCTCTGGACGCCGCACCGCATGGTCTACATCAGCGGTGAGGAGAAGCCGAAGACCTCGGCGCCCGGCGAGGACTGCCCGTTCTGCCGTGCGCCGCAGGCGAGCGACGAGGAGAGTCTCGTCGTCGCCCGGGGTGAGCAGGCCTTCGTGGTGCTCAACCTGTTCCCTTATAACCCGGGGCACGTGCTGGTCTGCCCCTACCGTCACGTCGCGGACTACACCGACCTGACGCCGGAGGAGACCGTCGAGGTCGCCACCCTGACCCAGCGCGCGATGACCGTGATCCGCGCGGTCTCGGCGCCGCACGGGTTCAACCTGGGCATGAACCAGGGGGCCGTGGCCGGCGCCGGTATCGCCGCCCACCTGCACCAGCACGTCGTGCCGCGGTGGGGCGGCGACGCGAACTTCCTGCCGGTGGTGGCCCGCACCAAGGCGCTGCCCGAGCTGCTCGCCGACACCCGCAAGAAGCTGGCGGACGCCTGGGCCACCGCTGGGTGA
- a CDS encoding L-lactate permease, whose translation MYRQELDPLAGSLAASALFAAVPLLVLFVMLGVFRVRAWLAALTGLVLSLLVALLVWSMPVGQALLAATEGAAFGLFPVMWIVVNAIWVYELTRRSGHFDVLQRAFSGISPDRRIQGVIIAFCFGALLEALAGFGAPVAICSVMLVAIGLSPLKAATTALVANTAPVAYGAVATPVITLAQVSGLPLRDVSAMTGRQVPFLALIVPFLLLYLLDGRRGLREVWPVAAASGVAFAVAQFAVSNYGPVELSDIGAALLSAGAVLVLLRVWSPAPITDDAAPSPLPSPDHHESRVGTGGAGASTIDPSPVDRAGAGPDPADGARERLLAFAPYVIVIVLFSLVAIPAVKSRLSEATVLFGWPGLDVLRPDGSELALTTFKFDWLATGGTVLLLTGVLTGLVLKLPVAEWVRAYGAVLVQLRTAILTVVAVLGIAYVMNTSGMTGTLGSWLAGAGGFFALLSPLLGWFGTAVTGSDTSSNSLFGALQVSAAAETGLDPVLLAASNGSGGVLGKMVSPQNLAIGAAAVGLAGREGELFRAVLKATVILLPVMCLLVVLQASPVLSWMVH comes from the coding sequence GTGTACCGACAGGAACTCGACCCGCTGGCCGGCAGCCTGGCCGCCTCGGCCCTGTTCGCGGCCGTCCCCCTGCTCGTGCTGTTCGTCATGCTCGGCGTGTTCCGGGTCAGAGCCTGGCTGGCGGCGCTGACCGGGCTGGTGCTGTCACTGCTGGTGGCCCTGCTGGTCTGGTCGATGCCGGTGGGCCAGGCGCTGCTGGCCGCCACCGAGGGAGCGGCGTTCGGGCTGTTCCCGGTGATGTGGATCGTGGTCAACGCCATCTGGGTGTACGAACTCACCCGGCGCTCAGGGCATTTCGACGTGCTGCAGCGCGCGTTCTCGGGGATCAGCCCGGACCGGCGCATCCAGGGCGTCATCATCGCGTTCTGTTTCGGGGCCCTGCTCGAGGCCCTGGCCGGGTTCGGGGCTCCGGTCGCGATCTGCTCGGTGATGCTGGTCGCGATCGGCCTGAGCCCGCTCAAGGCGGCGACGACGGCGCTGGTCGCGAACACCGCGCCGGTCGCGTACGGGGCGGTGGCGACGCCGGTGATCACCCTGGCCCAGGTGTCGGGGTTGCCGTTGCGGGACGTGAGCGCGATGACGGGCCGGCAGGTGCCGTTCCTGGCGCTGATCGTGCCGTTCCTGCTGCTGTACCTGCTCGACGGACGGCGGGGGCTCCGCGAGGTCTGGCCGGTCGCCGCCGCCTCCGGCGTCGCGTTCGCGGTCGCCCAGTTCGCGGTGTCCAACTACGGGCCGGTCGAGCTCAGCGACATCGGCGCCGCGTTGCTGTCGGCGGGTGCGGTGCTGGTTCTCCTGCGCGTCTGGTCACCGGCACCGATCACGGACGACGCGGCACCTTCCCCTCTCCCCTCACCCGACCACCACGAAAGTCGTGTGGGAACGGGAGGTGCCGGGGCGTCCACCATCGACCCCTCCCCCGTGGACCGCGCCGGGGCGGGCCCCGACCCGGCTGACGGTGCGCGCGAGCGGCTGCTGGCGTTCGCGCCCTACGTCATCGTGATCGTGCTGTTCAGCCTCGTGGCGATCCCGGCGGTGAAGAGCAGGCTCTCGGAGGCCACGGTGCTCTTCGGATGGCCGGGCCTGGACGTGCTCCGCCCGGACGGCAGCGAACTGGCCCTCACCACCTTCAAGTTCGACTGGCTGGCGACCGGCGGCACGGTGCTGCTGCTGACGGGGGTGCTCACCGGGCTGGTGCTGAAACTGCCCGTCGCGGAATGGGTACGGGCCTACGGTGCGGTGCTGGTGCAGTTGCGCACGGCCATCCTGACCGTGGTCGCGGTGCTGGGGATCGCCTACGTCATGAACACGTCGGGCATGACCGGGACGCTCGGTTCCTGGCTGGCCGGAGCCGGCGGCTTCTTCGCGCTGCTGTCGCCGTTGCTGGGCTGGTTCGGAACGGCCGTGACCGGGTCCGACACCTCGTCGAACTCACTGTTCGGGGCGTTGCAGGTGAGCGCGGCGGCCGAGACCGGCCTGGATCCGGTGCTGCTCGCGGCCTCGAACGGATCCGGTGGTGTCCTCGGCAAGATGGTCAGCCCGCAGAACCTGGCCATCGGGGCCGCCGCCGTGGGCCTGGCCGGACGCGAGGGCGAGCTCTTCCGCGCGGTGCTCAAGGCCACGGTGATCCTGCTGCCGGTGATGTGCCTGCTGGTGGTGCTGCAGGCGTCCCCGGTCCTGAGCTGGATGGTGCACTGA
- a CDS encoding GntR family transcriptional regulator → MTAEVPGQGDEVGGPGLGKLPTLLMNGELLSDQVHRHLRRAIVRGEIESGQRLVESDLARRLGVSQAPVRDAVKRLVHEGLAVYQARRGSFVAEVSEGEAAAARSVRAVLEAEAARQAILQWTTVAQWRLNRDVEAMDAAAAADDAFALREADLAFHRHVVEAAENPYLLRAWTVLESSFYLLGVIGDPFHVGDLRRTAQWHRDLLDLLESRDIDRAVAEFGRHAASRPGDLT, encoded by the coding sequence GTGACCGCAGAGGTACCGGGCCAGGGCGACGAGGTCGGGGGGCCGGGGCTGGGCAAGCTGCCCACGCTGCTGATGAACGGGGAGCTGCTGTCCGACCAGGTGCATCGGCACCTGCGCCGGGCGATCGTGCGGGGGGAGATCGAGTCCGGCCAGCGGCTGGTGGAGTCCGACCTGGCGCGCCGGCTCGGGGTGAGTCAGGCGCCGGTGCGCGATGCGGTGAAACGTCTGGTGCACGAAGGGCTGGCCGTTTACCAGGCGCGGCGGGGAAGTTTCGTGGCCGAGGTGTCCGAGGGGGAGGCCGCGGCGGCGCGCAGCGTGCGGGCGGTGCTCGAGGCGGAGGCGGCGCGGCAGGCGATCCTGCAGTGGACGACGGTGGCTCAGTGGCGGCTGAACCGTGATGTCGAGGCGATGGACGCCGCCGCTGCGGCCGACGACGCCTTCGCCCTGCGGGAGGCCGATCTGGCGTTCCACCGGCACGTGGTCGAGGCGGCCGAGAATCCGTACCTGCTGCGGGCGTGGACGGTGCTGGAGTCGAGTTTCTACCTGCTCGGCGTGATCGGCGATCCGTTCCACGTCGGTGACCTGCGGCGCACGGCTCAGTGGCACCGGGACCTGCTCGACCTGCTGGAGAGCCGCGACATCGACCGGGCCGTGGCCGAGTTCGGGCGTCACGCGGCCTCGAGGCCGGGCGACCTCACGTAG
- a CDS encoding alpha-amylase family protein — protein MPDWSEHVIWWQLHPLTFTGAPDEATTEVVPRLEKLHPWLDYVIELGANGLLLGPVFAAATHGYDTVDHFRIDARLGDEPMWDALVEQARGRGLRLLLDGVFNHVGREFPHFQDVLAHGDRSEYKDWFHLTFAEDGTFTYRDFEGHGALVALNHENPAVRQYTIDVMRYWLDRGADGWRLDAAYQVPAEFWRAVIGEVRTTHPDAWFLGEVIHGDYAEIARAGDLDSVTQYELWKSLWSSLNDANFWELAWNLERHNEFAAGFVPQTFVGNHDVTRIASRLDDPRHLGHALTVLFTVAGIPSVYAGDEQAFRGVKYDRAGGDAEIRPAFPSTPGELADLGAPVYRLHQDLIGLRRRHSWLTRGTAEKIHLVNEAFAYEIRRPDGDGGLVVLLNVSDAPYGFDLGDRPVKRLLASRSEGPEAEIEAHGWAVLEY, from the coding sequence GTGCCCGACTGGTCCGAACATGTCATCTGGTGGCAGCTGCACCCGCTCACCTTCACCGGTGCTCCCGACGAGGCCACCACCGAGGTCGTGCCGCGGCTCGAGAAGCTCCACCCCTGGCTCGACTACGTCATCGAGCTGGGGGCCAACGGCCTGCTGCTCGGGCCCGTGTTCGCCGCCGCGACGCACGGCTACGACACCGTCGACCATTTCCGCATCGATGCGCGGCTCGGCGACGAGCCGATGTGGGACGCGCTGGTCGAGCAGGCGCGCGGGCGCGGCCTGCGCCTGCTGCTGGACGGGGTGTTCAACCACGTCGGCCGTGAGTTCCCGCATTTCCAGGACGTTCTCGCTCACGGAGACCGGTCGGAGTACAAGGACTGGTTCCACCTGACGTTCGCCGAGGACGGCACGTTCACCTACCGCGACTTCGAGGGGCACGGCGCCCTGGTCGCGCTGAACCACGAGAACCCGGCCGTGCGGCAGTACACCATCGACGTGATGCGGTACTGGCTCGACCGCGGCGCCGACGGCTGGCGCCTCGACGCGGCCTACCAGGTGCCGGCGGAGTTCTGGCGGGCGGTGATCGGCGAGGTCCGCACCACGCATCCGGATGCCTGGTTCCTCGGTGAGGTGATCCACGGCGACTACGCGGAGATCGCGCGGGCCGGCGACCTCGACTCGGTGACCCAGTACGAGCTCTGGAAGTCGTTGTGGAGCAGCCTGAACGACGCCAACTTCTGGGAGCTGGCCTGGAACCTGGAGCGGCACAACGAGTTCGCCGCGGGTTTCGTGCCGCAGACCTTCGTGGGCAATCACGACGTCACGCGCATCGCCAGCCGCCTCGACGACCCGCGTCACCTCGGGCACGCGCTGACCGTGCTGTTCACGGTGGCCGGGATCCCGAGCGTGTACGCCGGCGACGAGCAGGCGTTCCGGGGCGTGAAGTACGACCGGGCCGGAGGGGACGCCGAGATCCGGCCCGCGTTCCCCTCCACCCCCGGCGAGCTCGCCGATCTGGGCGCACCGGTGTACCGGCTGCACCAGGACCTGATCGGCCTGCGGCGGCGGCACTCCTGGCTGACCCGGGGCACGGCCGAGAAGATCCACCTGGTCAACGAGGCGTTCGCCTACGAGATCCGGCGCCCGGACGGTGACGGCGGCCTGGTCGTGCTGCTCAACGTGTCCGACGCCCCCTACGGTTTCGACCTCGGCGACCGGCCCGTGAAGCGGCTGCTGGCAAGCCGTTCCGAGGGGCCGGAGGCCGAGATCGAGGCGCACGGATGGGCCGTACTGGAGTACTAG
- a CDS encoding sensor domain-containing diguanylate cyclase, with protein MAGHVVGDDIGDVSYGAYTDVDRQEQARIEAVHALGLIERPVAEGIDRLVELAAELCRTENATINIVDEEWLHSIAAVGGPKGSFPREDIPCDLVVRSGQELVVENATTVPILANSPVVDGTIARMGFYASVPLRTLTGHVVGTLCAYDEQERTFTAEQLKMLRILADHAIGIFQMADALERARHATEQLARRSRQAQESQQGRRSAEELLGAVFRHAADGIVVVAVSGTETGRIVHANPAAQTLTGRSGLVGLTLEDVVAGQVPVALGAGVADDGTAARRALLEDLDRLVTQPAGTFPNDTVQHRTRMSIGTGHLLVNLVITLTRDAEGSPEHALVQMRDVTAQQVHEQWLERQARTDPLTGLGNRTALRERLRAAIGSLPVTTGDTGLGVVMIDLDELRAVNDARGQGAGDDLIRRTARALADVVPDGSFTARLGGDEFVVLTGEATEESVREESGRVQRALAEVANRFGADTGLTVTTALGVMFTQDPAIDPDELLRATAATLAENKRRRGSAAATARIPGQRVPAEPPALYAVPSLAGSQPLAYPAPTPAPRHAPQPGDVAHPAQSRRH; from the coding sequence GTGGCTGGGCATGTGGTGGGGGATGACATCGGTGACGTCTCGTACGGCGCGTACACGGACGTGGACCGGCAGGAGCAGGCCCGGATCGAGGCCGTGCACGCCCTGGGACTGATCGAGCGCCCGGTGGCCGAGGGCATCGACCGGCTGGTCGAGCTGGCGGCGGAGCTGTGCCGTACCGAGAACGCCACGATCAACATCGTGGACGAGGAGTGGCTGCACTCGATCGCGGCGGTGGGCGGGCCGAAGGGCAGCTTCCCGCGCGAGGACATCCCCTGTGACCTGGTGGTGCGCAGCGGCCAGGAGCTCGTGGTGGAGAACGCCACGACGGTGCCGATCCTGGCGAACAGCCCGGTGGTCGACGGCACGATCGCGCGGATGGGCTTCTACGCCTCCGTGCCCCTGCGCACGCTGACCGGGCACGTGGTGGGCACGCTGTGCGCCTACGACGAGCAGGAACGCACGTTCACCGCCGAGCAGCTGAAGATGCTGCGGATCCTCGCCGACCACGCGATCGGCATCTTCCAGATGGCCGACGCCCTGGAACGCGCCCGGCACGCCACCGAGCAGCTGGCCCGGCGTTCGCGTCAGGCCCAGGAGAGCCAGCAGGGCCGGCGGTCCGCGGAGGAGCTGCTGGGCGCGGTGTTCCGGCACGCCGCCGACGGGATCGTAGTGGTCGCGGTCTCCGGCACCGAGACGGGCCGGATCGTGCACGCGAACCCGGCCGCGCAGACCCTCACCGGTCGTTCCGGTCTGGTCGGTCTCACGCTTGAGGACGTGGTGGCCGGGCAGGTGCCCGTCGCCCTCGGGGCGGGGGTCGCCGACGACGGCACCGCGGCCCGGCGCGCCCTGCTCGAGGACCTCGACCGCCTGGTGACGCAGCCGGCCGGCACCTTCCCGAACGACACCGTCCAGCACCGGACCCGGATGAGCATCGGCACCGGGCACCTGCTGGTGAACCTGGTGATCACCCTGACCCGCGACGCCGAGGGCAGCCCCGAGCACGCCCTCGTGCAGATGCGCGACGTGACCGCGCAGCAGGTGCACGAGCAGTGGCTGGAACGGCAGGCCCGCACCGATCCGCTGACCGGGCTGGGCAACCGCACGGCGCTGCGCGAGCGGCTGCGGGCCGCGATCGGGAGCCTGCCGGTGACCACCGGCGACACCGGTCTCGGCGTGGTGATGATCGACCTGGACGAGCTGCGCGCCGTGAACGACGCCCGCGGCCAGGGGGCCGGGGACGACCTGATCCGCCGCACCGCGCGGGCGCTGGCCGACGTGGTCCCGGACGGCTCCTTCACCGCCCGGCTCGGCGGCGACGAGTTCGTGGTGCTGACCGGGGAGGCCACCGAGGAGTCGGTGCGCGAGGAGTCCGGCCGGGTGCAGCGGGCGCTGGCCGAGGTGGCCAACCGGTTCGGCGCGGACACCGGTCTCACCGTGACGACGGCCCTCGGCGTGATGTTCACGCAGGACCCGGCGATCGACCCGGACGAGCTGCTGCGGGCGACGGCCGCGACGCTGGCCGAGAACAAGCGGCGGCGGGGCAGCGCGGCGGCGACCGCGCGGATCCCGGGGCAGCGCGTCCCGGCCGAACCGCCGGCTCTCTACGCGGTGCCGTCGCTCGCGGGCTCGCAGCCCCTGGCCTACCCGGCGCCCACCCCGGCCCCGCGGCACGCGCCGCAGCCGGGAGACGTGGCCCACCCGGCGCAGAGCCGGCGTCATTGA
- the thrS gene encoding threonine--tRNA ligase, producing the protein MSAQVTVSVSGSPREVPAGTTAADLFSDDRAVIVARVNGELRDLTHALAEGDQVEPVTAEDPEGLAVLRHSTAHVLAQAVQATFKDAKLGIGPPIRDGFYYDFDVETPFTPEDLKALDKAMQRIIKEGQTFQRRVVTDEEARAELANEPYKLELIGLKGGAGDAEGADVEVGAGELTIYDNLNRKGEVAWKDLCRGPHVPSTKLIGNGFQLMRSAAAYWRGSEKNPQLQRIYGTAWATKDELKAYLERLAEAERRDHRKLGTELDLFSFPDEIGSGLVVFHPKGGVIKRVMEDYVRARHIEEGFSYVGTPHISKGQLFETSGHLPHYADTMFPPMDLENSQYYLKAMNCPMHNLIFRSRGRSYRELPLRLFEFGSVYRYEKSGVVHGLTRVRGLTQDDSHSYVTPEQAPGEIRHLLKFVTGLLSDFGLNDYYLELSTRSDAPDKKDKFIGSDEEWEKATEVLRQVAEESGAELVPDPGGAAFYGPKISVQAKDAIGRTWQMSTIQYDFNMPSRFGLEFAAADGTRQQPVMIHSAKFGSLERFFGVLVEHYAGAFPPWLAPVQAVGIPVTDDHVPYLRDVAGRLAEAGVRVEVDDSDDRMPKKIRTHTKQKVPFMLIVGDDDVAKGAVSFRFRDGSQDNGVPIEQAIERITEAIRTRAQV; encoded by the coding sequence GTGTCAGCCCAGGTCACCGTGTCCGTATCCGGTTCGCCGCGGGAAGTCCCCGCGGGGACCACGGCCGCGGACCTGTTCTCCGACGACCGCGCCGTGATCGTGGCCCGCGTCAACGGCGAGCTGCGCGACCTCACCCACGCGCTGGCCGAGGGCGACCAGGTCGAGCCGGTCACCGCGGAAGACCCCGAGGGCCTGGCGGTGCTGCGGCACTCCACCGCCCACGTGCTCGCGCAGGCCGTGCAGGCCACCTTCAAGGACGCCAAGCTCGGCATCGGCCCGCCGATCCGCGACGGGTTCTACTACGACTTCGACGTCGAGACCCCGTTCACCCCGGAAGACCTGAAGGCCCTCGACAAGGCCATGCAGCGCATCATCAAGGAGGGCCAGACCTTCCAGCGCCGCGTGGTCACCGACGAGGAGGCCCGGGCCGAGCTGGCGAACGAGCCGTACAAGCTCGAGCTGATCGGCCTCAAGGGCGGTGCCGGTGACGCCGAGGGCGCCGACGTCGAGGTCGGCGCGGGCGAGCTCACCATCTACGACAACCTCAACCGCAAGGGCGAGGTGGCCTGGAAGGACCTGTGCCGGGGCCCGCACGTGCCCAGCACCAAGCTGATCGGCAACGGTTTCCAGCTGATGCGCAGCGCCGCCGCCTACTGGCGCGGCAGCGAGAAGAACCCGCAGCTGCAGCGCATCTACGGCACCGCCTGGGCCACGAAGGACGAGCTGAAGGCCTACCTCGAGCGCCTGGCCGAGGCCGAGCGCCGCGACCACCGCAAGCTCGGCACCGAGCTCGACCTGTTCAGTTTCCCCGACGAGATCGGTTCCGGCCTGGTGGTCTTCCACCCCAAGGGCGGCGTGATCAAGCGGGTGATGGAGGACTACGTCCGGGCCCGGCACATCGAGGAGGGCTTCTCGTACGTCGGAACCCCGCACATCAGCAAGGGCCAGCTGTTCGAGACCTCGGGGCACCTGCCGCACTACGCGGACACCATGTTCCCGCCGATGGACCTCGAGAACAGCCAGTACTACCTCAAGGCCATGAACTGCCCGATGCACAACCTGATCTTCAGGTCGCGTGGGCGTTCGTACCGCGAGCTGCCGCTGCGCCTGTTCGAGTTCGGCTCCGTCTACCGCTACGAGAAGTCCGGCGTGGTGCACGGTCTCACCCGCGTGCGGGGGCTGACGCAAGACGACTCGCACAGCTACGTCACCCCGGAACAGGCCCCCGGTGAGATCCGGCACCTGCTGAAGTTCGTCACCGGGCTGCTGAGCGACTTCGGCCTGAACGACTACTACCTCGAGCTCTCCACCCGCTCCGACGCCCCGGACAAGAAGGACAAGTTCATCGGGTCGGACGAGGAGTGGGAGAAGGCCACCGAGGTGCTGCGCCAGGTGGCCGAGGAGTCCGGCGCCGAGCTGGTGCCCGACCCCGGTGGCGCCGCGTTCTACGGCCCGAAGATCTCGGTGCAGGCGAAGGACGCCATCGGCCGTACCTGGCAGATGTCGACCATCCAGTACGACTTCAACATGCCCTCGCGCTTCGGCCTGGAGTTCGCGGCGGCCGACGGCACCCGGCAGCAGCCGGTGATGATCCACTCGGCCAAGTTCGGTTCGCTGGAGCGGTTCTTCGGTGTGCTGGTCGAGCACTACGCGGGCGCGTTCCCTCCGTGGCTCGCCCCGGTCCAGGCCGTCGGCATCCCGGTGACCGACGACCACGTGCCCTACCTCCGGGACGTGGCCGGGCGTCTGGCCGAGGCCGGGGTGCGCGTCGAGGTCGACGACTCCGACGACCGCATGCCCAAGAAGATCCGCACCCACACCAAGCAGAAGGTCCCCTTCATGCTGATCGTGGGTGACGACGACGTGGCCAAGGGCGCGGTGTCGTTCCGGTTCCGCGACGGCTCGCAGGACAACGGGGTGCCGATCGAGCAGGCGATCGAGCGGATCACCGAGGCGATCCGGACCCGCGCGCAGGTCTGA
- a CDS encoding class I SAM-dependent methyltransferase: MGDGVGGGPGRRSVRTVEDALRLLDGMFPPSADRWSEATGGSWWDGFYTDRERGVPFFADKPDENLAGWVEGSALRPGRALDLGAGPGRNALYLASRGFSVDAVDLSEEAAGWARERAAERGLPVNVVVGDAFADGVVSGPYDLVYDSGCLHHLPPHRRVSYLALLERVLAPGGHFAVTCFAAGRMGSDEADADLYRRESLAGGLAFSPDDLRWLFQQFDEVEIRPVRAQPEHSAWFGLDFLITGLFASPARPADPGDPADPADLVGPTNG, translated from the coding sequence ATGGGTGACGGGGTGGGTGGAGGGCCAGGGCGGCGCAGCGTCCGCACGGTGGAGGATGCGCTGCGGTTGCTCGACGGCATGTTCCCGCCGTCGGCCGACCGCTGGAGCGAGGCGACCGGGGGTTCCTGGTGGGACGGTTTCTACACCGATCGCGAGCGCGGGGTCCCGTTTTTCGCGGACAAGCCTGACGAGAATCTGGCGGGCTGGGTCGAGGGCAGCGCGCTGCGTCCTGGTCGGGCGCTGGATCTCGGGGCCGGGCCCGGGCGCAATGCGCTGTACCTGGCGTCGCGGGGGTTCAGCGTCGATGCCGTCGACCTGTCCGAAGAGGCGGCCGGGTGGGCGCGGGAGCGGGCGGCCGAGCGGGGGCTGCCGGTGAACGTCGTGGTGGGTGACGCTTTTGCGGACGGGGTGGTCTCCGGTCCGTACGACCTGGTCTACGACTCGGGTTGCCTTCACCACCTGCCGCCGCACCGGCGGGTCAGCTACCTGGCGCTGCTCGAGCGGGTACTGGCGCCCGGTGGGCACTTCGCGGTGACCTGCTTCGCGGCCGGGCGGATGGGCTCGGACGAGGCCGATGCGGATCTGTACCGGCGCGAGTCGCTCGCGGGCGGGCTCGCGTTCTCGCCCGACGACCTGCGCTGGCTGTTCCAGCAGTTCGACGAGGTCGAGATCCGGCCGGTACGCGCGCAACCCGAGCACTCGGCCTGGTTCGGGCTCGACTTCCTGATCACCGGGCTGTTCGCGAGCCCGGCTCGCCCCGCAGACCCGGGAGACCCCGCAGACCCGGCAGACCTCGTGGGCCCGACGAACGGGTGA
- the pgsA gene encoding phosphatidylinositol phosphate synthase, producing MLNRFARALFTRIFTPVARLLLGWGVSPDVVTLVGTVGVCAGALILFPQGELFWGVMVVTAFVFSDLIDGTMARLSGRSSSWGAYLDSTLDRFGDAAVFGGLVIWFYNGGDDELTGTLALACLVLGFLVSYARARAEGLGMQANVGIAERSERLVATLIATGFVGIGVPVLVLTAVLGVLAVASVITIVQRVLMVRRQALARDAAAAAQL from the coding sequence ATGCTCAACCGATTCGCGCGGGCCCTCTTCACCCGCATCTTCACGCCGGTCGCCAGGCTCCTCCTCGGCTGGGGCGTCAGTCCCGACGTGGTCACCCTGGTCGGCACCGTCGGCGTGTGTGCCGGCGCCCTGATCCTCTTCCCGCAGGGCGAGCTGTTCTGGGGGGTGATGGTGGTCACCGCCTTCGTGTTCTCCGACCTGATCGACGGCACGATGGCCCGCCTCTCCGGCCGCTCGTCGTCCTGGGGCGCCTACCTCGACTCCACGCTCGACCGCTTCGGTGACGCCGCGGTCTTCGGTGGCCTGGTCATCTGGTTCTACAACGGCGGTGACGACGAGCTCACCGGTACCCTGGCGCTGGCCTGCCTGGTGCTCGGGTTCCTCGTCTCCTACGCCCGCGCCCGCGCCGAGGGCCTCGGCATGCAGGCCAACGTCGGCATCGCGGAGCGGTCCGAGCGGCTCGTGGCCACCCTCATCGCCACCGGGTTCGTCGGCATCGGCGTGCCCGTGCTGGTGCTCACCGCGGTGCTCGGCGTGCTCGCCGTGGCCAGCGTGATCACCATCGTGCAGCGGGTGCTCATGGTGCGGCGTCAGGCCCTGGCCCGTGACGCGGCCGCTGCCGCCCAGTTGTGA